In Aliiglaciecola sp. LCG003, a genomic segment contains:
- a CDS encoding diacylglycerol kinase family protein, with product MFITKYYVGGAILAFLLAYYSSHWYFFAMFAWIGLSLSFVSAAYILKTPRIFRKKQNGSIPIYIRWVFIPFLLAIDLYNAWVRKHDKVPAIQQIEDNLFLSCRLFPSDIDELQHLGVKGILDVTAEFDGLDWTAESNDLAYLNVPVLDHQSPTEEDLVNAVNWIENHRRANRGVAVHCALGRGRSVLVVAAYLLCKYPQMSVEQALEKIQGVRSTARLNNLQMRSLRKIHNNGKLSLQERAWIIANPVSGGGKWVENKQEITERLSAYLQIKVVETTEQTSARELAKQAIEQGASTLIACGGDGTLTEVASQVVGTDKTLGIIPLGTANALAHALFGTRSKIVPIEDACEHITSGNVIKIDTAQCNDKLTLLVVGLGFEQKMIESADRNQKNDSGQLAYLKGLWQAIDLNQTMTLNIEIDDQPEQELHTSSLIIANAAPFTTVLAQGGGQPDFRDGLLDLTWLPVVESTSEHIISLSELALSGLSEDFTPESVKHCTARRIRIRSTSSISYVIDGENYSDDQLEIHVNPSSLNILAPNLDPQVEQESTE from the coding sequence ATGTTCATTACCAAATATTATGTTGGCGGTGCCATCTTAGCGTTTTTATTAGCCTATTACAGTTCACACTGGTATTTCTTTGCTATGTTTGCTTGGATTGGCTTATCTTTAAGTTTTGTCAGCGCAGCCTATATCCTTAAGACTCCGCGTATTTTCCGCAAAAAGCAGAATGGCTCTATTCCCATATATATTCGTTGGGTATTCATACCCTTTCTCCTTGCCATTGATTTATATAATGCTTGGGTCCGTAAACACGATAAAGTTCCTGCTATTCAGCAAATCGAAGATAATCTATTCTTATCCTGTAGGCTGTTCCCCTCTGATATTGATGAACTACAACATTTGGGGGTTAAAGGGATTTTAGATGTTACTGCAGAATTTGATGGCCTTGATTGGACAGCAGAATCAAACGATTTAGCTTACCTGAATGTGCCGGTGTTAGATCACCAAAGCCCCACCGAAGAAGATTTGGTTAACGCCGTAAACTGGATTGAAAACCACAGACGAGCGAATCGCGGCGTGGCTGTGCACTGCGCCCTGGGGCGCGGCAGATCTGTACTGGTAGTAGCAGCTTATTTGCTGTGCAAATATCCTCAGATGAGTGTTGAACAAGCTCTCGAAAAAATTCAGGGAGTCCGCTCCACTGCACGGCTAAATAATTTACAGATGAGGTCGTTACGCAAAATTCATAATAACGGCAAACTCAGTTTACAGGAAAGAGCGTGGATAATCGCCAACCCTGTCTCTGGTGGCGGGAAGTGGGTCGAAAATAAGCAAGAAATCACCGAACGACTTTCTGCTTATTTGCAAATAAAGGTTGTAGAAACAACGGAGCAAACTTCAGCCCGAGAGTTGGCTAAGCAAGCAATAGAACAAGGTGCTTCAACTCTAATTGCCTGTGGAGGTGATGGAACCCTGACCGAAGTTGCATCGCAAGTGGTGGGTACGGATAAGACTTTGGGTATTATTCCACTTGGTACCGCTAATGCCCTGGCCCATGCTCTGTTCGGGACGAGATCTAAAATAGTCCCAATTGAGGATGCCTGTGAACACATTACCTCTGGCAATGTAATCAAAATTGATACCGCACAATGCAACGACAAACTGACGCTGTTAGTCGTAGGTCTAGGTTTCGAACAAAAAATGATTGAAAGCGCCGACAGAAATCAAAAAAACGACTCGGGACAGTTAGCTTATTTGAAGGGGTTGTGGCAAGCCATTGACCTCAACCAAACTATGACGCTAAACATTGAGATTGATGATCAGCCCGAACAAGAATTACACACTAGTAGTTTGATTATTGCCAATGCCGCCCCTTTCACAACGGTTCTAGCCCAAGGCGGTGGCCAACCAGACTTTCGCGATGGCTTATTGGACCTTACATGGTTACCTGTAGTGGAATCCACCAGCGAGCATATAATCAGTTTATCAGAACTGGCTCTTTCGGGTTTGTCCGAAGACTTTACACCTGAGTCGGTCAAGCACTGCACTGCACGTCGTATTCGGATCAGGTCAACAAGTAGCATTAGCTATGTCATCGATGGCGAAAACTACTCTGATGATCAATTGGAAATCCACGTCAATCCATCTTCGCTAAATATACTTGCGCCGAATTTGGATCCACAAGTAGAACAGGAATCCACCGAATGA
- a CDS encoding hemerythrin domain-containing protein, which yields MEIFTAIRKDHEKQRLLMKILVETTGNSESRQKYFTELKAELAHHAIAEERHFYSPLMESDNTIEPSRHAIAEHHEIDELVEKLENTDMSSSAWLIHMKSLQELVLHHLDEEEHEFFQQAGKVLTAAQKQKLADEYRHEMEIQES from the coding sequence ATGGAAATTTTCACAGCGATCCGCAAAGACCATGAGAAGCAACGGTTATTAATGAAGATATTGGTTGAAACAACCGGTAACAGCGAAAGTCGTCAAAAGTATTTCACAGAATTAAAAGCAGAGCTAGCCCATCATGCCATTGCTGAGGAACGTCATTTCTACTCTCCATTGATGGAGTCGGACAATACAATTGAACCCTCTAGGCATGCTATCGCCGAGCATCATGAAATTGATGAGTTGGTTGAAAAGCTAGAAAACACTGACATGAGCTCGTCTGCGTGGTTAATTCATATGAAGTCATTACAAGAGCTTGTTTTACATCATCTTGATGAGGAAGAGCATGAGTTCTTTCAACAAGCTGGTAAAGTTTTGACTGCGGCTCAAAAGCAAAAGTTGGCCGATGAATATAGACATGAGATGGAAATTCAAGAATCGTAA
- a CDS encoding response regulator, with product MSKYARVLLVEDDEDDYLLTSDYLQQLESHSFDIKWVTSPSKALELLIGGGFDICLLDYQLGAQSGLEVLQAAAENGCNTPIIMLTGQTDDELDQSALDAGAVDYLNKAEISTRRFARSIRYALARHDFTKERFERIKAETKNRSKDRFLAHLSHELRTPLTSILGYTELLLNNNNKQLGASDELNIILSNGKHLLSLLNDVLDLSKIAANKLELNRSKIDLGRFITDVFFLLRINAQDKGLSLEIEAKSALPQHIFVDSTRLRQILINLTYNAIKFTTQGKITIRIWSGLKKGREFIFFEVTDTGIGIPDDKLSAIFKPFEQIEDIVSRQKEGAGLGLAICTELVKRMGGEIKVHSEPNVGSQFTFSISPGDIINEPRQILNFQKSFAPELAKPMNGLCGRILVVDDIKDIRQLTSQICGSFGLDVETSQDGADAIEKCKAALLAATPYDLVLMDIHMPVLDGRQSVVKIRQNEFKNPVIALTAAALKGVRESLIETGFTDVVHKPINKGQLYEVLKKYLLCNPDPQVAVNVDSNPLPIEKINILLVEDDGDTAQLTKILLENLGATVQVASTGAACIELLQRECWHKVLLDMHLPDITGSDLALQIRQKQPLAEIIVVSGLELDPKGLQKIGASRSLLKPVNMEKLATLFE from the coding sequence ATGAGCAAGTATGCCCGCGTATTATTGGTTGAAGATGATGAAGATGATTACTTATTAACCAGCGATTATTTGCAGCAGCTCGAATCCCATAGTTTCGATATAAAATGGGTGACCTCACCAAGTAAAGCCCTTGAGTTACTGATCGGTGGTGGCTTCGACATCTGCTTGCTGGATTATCAACTCGGCGCCCAAAGCGGTTTGGAGGTACTTCAAGCCGCCGCAGAGAACGGCTGCAATACCCCAATAATTATGTTGACCGGGCAGACGGACGACGAACTCGATCAATCAGCCCTTGATGCTGGTGCAGTAGATTATCTCAACAAAGCCGAAATCAGTACCCGCCGATTTGCTCGTTCTATTCGTTACGCCCTAGCCCGCCATGATTTCACTAAGGAGAGATTTGAACGTATCAAAGCAGAGACCAAGAACCGTTCAAAGGACCGTTTTTTAGCCCATTTAAGCCATGAATTACGTACACCATTGACTTCTATTCTTGGTTATACCGAATTACTACTAAACAATAATAATAAGCAACTGGGCGCTAGTGATGAACTGAATATTATTCTAAGTAATGGCAAGCACCTTCTAAGTTTATTAAATGATGTATTAGATCTTTCCAAAATTGCAGCCAACAAATTAGAACTAAATAGAAGCAAAATTGATTTAGGCCGATTCATTACCGATGTTTTTTTCTTGCTTAGAATCAATGCACAAGACAAAGGTTTAAGCTTGGAAATAGAAGCTAAATCTGCTTTACCACAACATATTTTTGTTGACTCGACTCGTTTACGTCAGATTTTAATCAACCTCACCTACAATGCGATTAAGTTTACCACGCAAGGTAAAATAACCATTCGAATTTGGAGTGGCCTCAAGAAGGGTCGTGAGTTTATCTTCTTCGAGGTAACAGATACCGGTATAGGTATCCCGGATGACAAACTTAGCGCTATTTTCAAACCCTTTGAACAAATTGAAGATATTGTGTCTAGGCAGAAAGAAGGTGCCGGCCTAGGATTAGCGATTTGCACTGAGTTGGTTAAACGAATGGGAGGAGAAATTAAAGTCCATTCTGAACCCAATGTAGGCAGCCAATTTACCTTCAGTATTTCTCCTGGTGATATTATTAACGAACCTAGGCAGATCCTAAATTTTCAGAAGTCATTTGCGCCTGAGCTAGCCAAACCGATGAATGGTCTTTGTGGACGTATTTTAGTTGTCGATGACATAAAAGATATCCGCCAATTAACCAGCCAAATTTGTGGTTCTTTCGGCCTAGACGTCGAGACGTCACAAGATGGAGCCGACGCAATTGAGAAATGTAAAGCAGCTCTACTGGCAGCAACCCCCTATGACTTGGTATTGATGGACATCCATATGCCTGTGCTAGATGGTAGGCAGTCGGTGGTCAAAATTCGCCAAAATGAATTTAAAAATCCAGTCATTGCTCTGACTGCAGCGGCCCTTAAGGGTGTTAGAGAGTCGTTAATTGAAACAGGCTTTACTGATGTGGTTCACAAGCCAATTAATAAAGGTCAGCTTTATGAGGTATTGAAAAAATATTTACTTTGTAATCCGGATCCGCAAGTGGCTGTCAATGTCGATTCAAATCCATTACCCATCGAGAAGATTAATATTTTGTTAGTCGAAGATGATGGGGATACCGCCCAACTGACAAAAATATTATTAGAAAACCTCGGGGCTACAGTACAAGTAGCATCTACCGGAGCAGCGTGTATAGAGCTATTGCAGCGAGAATGTTGGCATAAAGTGCTGTTGGATATGCACTTACCTGATATTACAGGCTCAGATTTGGCTTTGCAGATCCGCCAAAAACAACCGTTAGCGGAAATCATCGTTGTCAGCGGCTTAGAGCTTGATCCTAAGGGTTTGCAAAAAATCGGCGCCAGCCGTTCTTTGCTCAAACCTGTCAATATGGAAAAGCTCGCGACGCTATTTGAATAA
- a CDS encoding response regulator, producing the protein MPFSKAKPITILMADDDEDDRLLAQDALNESRVLNRLYCVEDGVELLQYLRREGKFSDIQNSPRPGLILLDLNMPRMDGREALKEIKSDDNLKGIPVVILTTSQQEEDMVKGYGLGAASYITKPVNFEGLVELMKTLGKYWVEFVELPYNTDI; encoded by the coding sequence ATGCCCTTTAGTAAAGCGAAACCCATTACCATATTAATGGCCGATGATGATGAAGACGATCGTTTGTTGGCGCAAGATGCACTGAATGAAAGCAGAGTATTAAACAGACTCTATTGTGTAGAAGATGGGGTCGAATTGCTGCAATACTTGCGCCGAGAAGGAAAATTTAGTGATATACAAAACAGTCCTCGCCCGGGCTTAATATTATTAGATTTGAATATGCCTCGCATGGATGGTCGCGAAGCACTAAAAGAAATCAAATCAGATGATAATTTGAAAGGTATTCCGGTTGTCATCTTAACCACATCTCAACAAGAAGAAGATATGGTTAAAGGCTACGGCTTAGGTGCAGCCTCATACATTACCAAGCCAGTCAATTTTGAAGGATTGGTTGAACTTATGAAAACTCTGGGCAAATACTGGGTTGAATTTGTTGAGCTACCTTACAACACTGATATCTGA
- a CDS encoding sensor histidine kinase, whose protein sequence is MPTLKSSDNSQYTWLLISMIVVGVIIGNAFLAIRTIDDLSSSQSSLSNTGDVIVALDELHIMVLSAETGQRGYLLTEVESYLLPYQDSLSKVTQQMDKVRNMKSEIPGQNQKILDLLDLIAVKLKELELTVDLALSNREKSALKIVMTGRGRNLTSEIRQLFVEVETAEINFRSEQHRKLATVRNEAQVTFVISAITSFLLLIGMVFLARLNSKNERRHLATLETQNRELAEKVEERTAELYLYSEELERSNRELEDFAFVASHDLQEPLRKIRAFGDRLQTSFADSLGEKGSDYVDRMRNAAERMSNLINDLLEFSRITTRGKDFVDVDLNKIMALINDDLEITISESNAQINVCELPIVEADASQMHQLFLNLTTNAIKFRKENVEPKITFTYAFEERTISIQKEAIPCHVITITDNGIGFDQEYSDKIFSPFKRLHSRTEYSGTGIGLAVCRRIVERHRGCITAVSEIGLGSTFTIILPQEIIPIGFDGEN, encoded by the coding sequence ATGCCTACTTTGAAGTCATCCGACAATTCGCAGTATACTTGGCTACTCATATCTATGATTGTGGTGGGTGTAATAATCGGCAATGCTTTTTTAGCCATCAGAACCATTGATGATTTATCCTCCAGTCAATCAAGTTTATCCAATACTGGCGATGTGATTGTTGCATTAGATGAGTTGCATATTATGGTGCTGTCTGCTGAGACAGGGCAGCGCGGTTATTTGCTTACCGAGGTAGAGAGCTATCTACTACCCTATCAAGACTCGCTAAGCAAAGTCACCCAGCAAATGGACAAAGTCCGCAATATGAAATCGGAAATTCCTGGACAGAACCAGAAAATTTTAGATTTATTAGATCTTATTGCTGTCAAGCTAAAGGAGTTAGAGTTAACCGTAGATTTAGCCCTATCTAACCGCGAAAAAAGTGCATTGAAAATTGTTATGACTGGCAGAGGTCGTAATTTAACTAGCGAAATTCGCCAACTTTTTGTTGAGGTCGAGACAGCCGAGATTAATTTTCGCTCTGAGCAGCACCGCAAACTCGCGACGGTTAGAAATGAGGCGCAGGTTACCTTTGTTATTTCAGCCATCACCAGCTTTCTATTGCTGATTGGGATGGTATTTCTAGCGCGTTTAAACTCAAAAAATGAGCGGCGTCACCTAGCAACATTAGAGACACAAAACCGTGAACTAGCGGAAAAGGTTGAAGAGCGTACGGCAGAATTATATTTATATTCCGAAGAGTTGGAGCGCAGTAACAGAGAGCTTGAGGATTTTGCCTTTGTCGCCTCGCACGATTTACAAGAGCCCTTGCGCAAAATCAGAGCCTTTGGCGACCGCTTACAAACCAGTTTCGCGGATTCTTTGGGTGAAAAGGGCAGTGATTATGTTGATAGAATGCGCAATGCAGCAGAACGGATGTCTAATTTAATCAATGATTTACTTGAATTTTCCAGGATTACAACTCGAGGCAAAGACTTTGTTGATGTAGACCTCAACAAAATTATGGCTTTGATCAACGACGATTTAGAAATTACTATCAGCGAATCTAATGCTCAGATCAATGTATGTGAATTGCCGATAGTCGAAGCTGATGCCAGTCAGATGCACCAACTGTTCTTAAATTTAACCACTAACGCGATTAAATTTAGAAAAGAAAATGTCGAACCGAAAATTACCTTTACCTATGCATTCGAAGAGCGGACAATTAGCATTCAAAAAGAAGCTATCCCTTGTCATGTAATTACCATTACAGACAATGGTATTGGTTTTGACCAAGAGTATTCAGATAAAATATTCTCACCGTTCAAGCGATTGCATTCACGCACAGAGTATTCCGGTACAGGTATCGGTTTAGCTGTATGTAGACGAATTGTCGAACGGCATAGAGGCTGTATTACTGCCGTTAGTGAGATTGGCTTGGGAAGCACATTTACCATTATATTACCGCAAGAAATCATTCCAATAGGATTTGACGGAGAAAATTGA
- a CDS encoding histidine kinase, protein MSSNYDNLAKLIHDARGPLNKISMNAELVKLVVQNDMPKEKALAALDKIIAACQDCSTSLQSISESVKDQT, encoded by the coding sequence ATGAGTAGTAATTACGATAATTTGGCAAAATTGATACACGACGCCAGAGGACCGTTAAATAAAATTTCTATGAATGCAGAACTGGTTAAATTAGTTGTGCAAAATGACATGCCAAAAGAAAAGGCCTTAGCGGCGCTAGATAAAATTATCGCCGCTTGCCAAGATTGCAGCACTAGCCTGCAATCTATTTCTGAAAGCGTTAAAGACCAAACATAA
- a CDS encoding sigma-54 dependent transcriptional regulator yields MLRVLLVDDDTEFTDVACQIIEFLGHEVSLAASLKEAHEWVDASTFDHIFLDFMLPDGSGLHFIDYLEKLDSPPFVTMITGHPSVKGMLAGLCGPKVGYLLKPLQREDIESALNRKASKKKSTKNSTVKRHFDSLIGESEVMQGLYTMIERVARSSANVMLMGESGVGKEVVAHAIHVASKTEGPLVATNCGALSRELIGSELFGHEKGAFTGAVGKKEGVFERAHHGTLFLDEVTEMPIEMQPNLLRVLENKKVTRLGGTKDIEVNCRVVSATNRTIEELAESKVLREDIYFRLAVFPINIPALRERASDIPLLAEAFLNELNDENGTNYRWSNEQLQRLTNHDWPGNVRELRHAIHRAYIMSDPQGSAVELPVSFASPFSIGTKSSSSISAGKTIEDVEKELITATLNEVQGNKTLAAEMLGISTKTLYNRLHAYGEFDE; encoded by the coding sequence GTGTTAAGAGTTTTGCTAGTCGATGACGATACCGAATTTACAGATGTTGCTTGTCAAATAATCGAATTTCTAGGCCATGAGGTCAGTTTAGCAGCAAGCTTGAAAGAAGCCCATGAATGGGTTGATGCGAGCACCTTCGATCATATTTTTTTAGACTTTATGCTTCCTGATGGCAGTGGTCTGCATTTTATCGATTATTTGGAAAAATTAGATTCACCACCATTTGTCACTATGATTACCGGCCATCCTTCAGTGAAGGGGATGTTGGCAGGCTTGTGTGGTCCTAAAGTTGGTTATTTGCTCAAACCATTGCAGCGCGAAGATATCGAGAGCGCACTGAACAGAAAAGCAAGTAAAAAGAAATCGACTAAGAACAGTACAGTAAAACGCCATTTCGACAGCCTAATAGGTGAGTCAGAAGTAATGCAAGGTCTTTACACCATGATTGAACGGGTTGCGCGTTCTTCCGCCAATGTTATGTTAATGGGTGAAAGTGGTGTGGGTAAAGAAGTTGTGGCCCATGCAATTCATGTTGCCAGTAAAACTGAAGGTCCATTGGTAGCGACTAACTGCGGTGCCTTGTCTAGAGAGTTAATTGGTAGCGAATTGTTCGGTCATGAAAAAGGCGCGTTTACCGGTGCTGTAGGTAAGAAAGAAGGCGTATTCGAAAGAGCGCACCATGGTACTTTATTTTTGGATGAAGTGACTGAGATGCCAATCGAAATGCAGCCTAACTTGTTACGGGTGCTGGAAAACAAAAAAGTTACACGCTTAGGCGGCACCAAAGACATCGAGGTAAACTGCCGAGTGGTGTCGGCCACTAACCGCACCATTGAGGAATTAGCAGAAAGCAAAGTGTTGCGAGAAGACATTTACTTTCGACTAGCGGTGTTCCCGATTAATATTCCGGCTTTGCGAGAACGAGCAAGTGATATCCCGTTATTGGCTGAAGCGTTCTTAAACGAATTAAATGATGAAAATGGTACAAATTATCGCTGGAGCAATGAGCAGTTGCAGCGCCTAACCAATCATGATTGGCCAGGTAATGTGCGGGAGTTACGCCATGCAATTCATCGTGCCTACATAATGTCAGATCCTCAGGGCAGCGCGGTAGAATTACCCGTTAGCTTTGCATCACCGTTTTCGATTGGTACCAAAAGTAGCAGTTCTATCTCTGCAGGCAAAACCATTGAAGACGTGGAAAAAGAACTAATAACAGCCACTTTGAATGAAGTGCAAGGCAATAAGACATTGGCCGCAGAAATGCTTGGTATCAGTACCAAGACCCTTTATAACCGACTCCATGCTTATGGTGAATTCGATGAGTAG
- a CDS encoding mechanosensitive ion channel domain-containing protein: protein MPTTEAMLNGFYSFLPFIIILCLVSGALALAHFLIIKKYQDQGNEKLFSRQLIMLGLTLVGVLLVVLSLPVSESSRNQIIGLIGLVISGIFAFSSSTIFANLLAGIMLRITKPFNTGEFIQIGDYFGRVVERGLLDTEIQTEIRDLVSLPNTYMITHPVSVTHSSGTIISTTLSLGYDVHHSIITNLLNQAAEKCGLTDSFVHIIELGDFAVTYKISGKLEEVNSMISSRSLLNREVLDVLHNSQIEIMSPSYMNQRKISDDAKVIPKVQNNKVDDSAASAEEVMFDKAEQAELRESQIEQITEKINQTEVQLGDATTSQKDILQNTLEQLKISLKELNQSEAKNSN, encoded by the coding sequence GTGCCAACGACAGAAGCTATGCTCAATGGTTTTTACAGCTTTCTACCCTTCATTATAATTTTGTGTTTAGTGAGCGGCGCTCTGGCTCTAGCTCACTTTTTAATTATTAAAAAATATCAAGATCAAGGTAACGAAAAACTATTTTCCCGCCAACTTATCATGCTTGGATTAACTTTAGTTGGAGTTCTGCTGGTTGTTTTATCACTGCCGGTAAGTGAGAGTTCACGCAATCAAATTATCGGTTTAATAGGTTTAGTTATATCCGGTATCTTTGCCTTCTCTTCTAGCACCATTTTCGCCAACTTATTAGCCGGTATCATGCTGCGGATCACCAAGCCATTCAACACAGGTGAATTTATCCAAATTGGTGACTACTTTGGCCGGGTGGTAGAAAGAGGTTTGCTTGATACAGAAATTCAAACCGAAATTAGAGATTTAGTCTCATTGCCCAATACATACATGATCACACACCCCGTGTCGGTAACCCACAGCTCTGGCACCATCATCTCCACGACCTTGTCATTGGGATATGATGTGCATCATTCAATCATAACTAATTTGCTTAATCAGGCCGCAGAAAAATGCGGATTAACTGATTCCTTTGTGCACATTATTGAGTTGGGCGACTTTGCGGTTACCTATAAGATCAGTGGCAAATTAGAAGAAGTAAATAGCATGATCAGTTCTCGCAGTTTACTTAATCGTGAAGTATTGGATGTGTTACACAACAGTCAAATTGAAATTATGTCTCCTAGTTATATGAATCAACGCAAAATTTCTGATGATGCTAAAGTCATTCCTAAAGTGCAAAATAACAAAGTGGATGATAGCGCTGCAAGCGCCGAGGAGGTGATGTTCGATAAAGCGGAGCAGGCAGAATTGCGCGAAAGCCAAATTGAACAGATAACCGAGAAAATTAACCAAACTGAAGTACAGCTAGGCGACGCAACAACCTCACAAAAAGATATATTGCAAAACACCCTAGAACAGTTGAAAATTTCATTAAAAGAACTAAATCAATCAGAAGCGAAAAATAGCAATTAG
- a CDS encoding AarF/ABC1/UbiB kinase family protein, producing MVKKFSSQEAKIPKGRISRFTKLGSMASRIAGNMISEGISELSKGNRPKVKDLLLTPGNIMRVAEQLAQMRGAAMKIGQLISMDAGDVLPPELSEILSRLRSEAKSMPQSELLELLNAQWGEKWQQQFIQFPMQPIAAASIGQVHKVISTELQRLAIKIQYPGIKQSIDSDVDNVASLIKLSGMLPKDIDIKPLLKEAKAQLHDEADYLLEGKRLEQYAEIVVDDPAFSIPTYVAKYSNEVILAMTYMDGQPIESLINAEQGLRDQVVSDLLRLLFKELFDYQLVQTDPNFANYQYDAESHKIVLLDFGATREFPLNIAQGYLNLMRGGFKSDLDAVADAADKLGLLKQSLPPSVKNIIYTMCYQACEPLYTHGPFNFGDTDLIERLRVEGMRLGFDKEYAHTPPIDAIFLHRKLAGLFLLATKLKANVDVRSLFVAYIDKVIVSQP from the coding sequence ATGGTTAAAAAATTCAGCTCACAGGAAGCAAAGATCCCTAAGGGAAGAATTTCACGATTCACCAAATTGGGTAGTATGGCAAGCAGGATAGCCGGTAATATGATTTCCGAAGGCATATCAGAACTCAGTAAAGGTAATCGCCCCAAGGTCAAAGACCTTTTGCTGACTCCCGGTAATATCATGCGGGTAGCCGAGCAGTTAGCGCAAATGCGCGGTGCGGCAATGAAAATTGGACAACTAATTTCTATGGATGCTGGAGATGTGCTGCCCCCTGAATTATCAGAAATTTTGAGCCGTCTTCGCTCTGAAGCCAAATCGATGCCACAAAGCGAATTATTAGAATTGTTGAATGCACAATGGGGCGAGAAGTGGCAACAGCAGTTTATTCAGTTCCCCATGCAACCCATTGCCGCCGCTTCAATTGGCCAAGTGCATAAAGTCATCAGCACGGAATTGCAGCGCTTGGCGATCAAAATTCAATACCCTGGGATCAAGCAAAGCATAGATAGTGATGTGGATAATGTTGCATCTTTGATTAAATTGTCAGGCATGTTACCCAAGGACATAGACATTAAGCCGTTGCTAAAAGAAGCAAAGGCGCAGTTACACGATGAGGCCGACTATTTACTCGAAGGTAAGCGCTTAGAGCAATACGCCGAAATTGTAGTGGATGACCCTGCGTTCTCCATTCCCACTTATGTGGCTAAATACAGCAATGAAGTTATCTTGGCAATGACCTATATGGACGGTCAGCCCATCGAATCTCTAATAAATGCAGAGCAAGGGCTGCGAGATCAAGTGGTTAGCGATTTGCTTCGACTCTTGTTCAAAGAACTATTTGATTATCAATTGGTGCAAACCGATCCGAATTTCGCTAATTATCAGTATGATGCTGAATCTCATAAGATAGTACTGTTAGATTTTGGCGCGACCCGCGAATTTCCTCTCAACATAGCGCAAGGTTATTTGAACTTAATGCGAGGAGGATTTAAAAGCGATTTAGATGCCGTTGCTGATGCTGCTGATAAATTGGGATTACTCAAACAATCATTACCCCCGTCAGTTAAAAACATTATTTACACTATGTGTTATCAAGCCTGTGAACCCCTGTATACCCACGGACCGTTTAATTTTGGGGACACCGACTTAATAGAACGCTTACGAGTCGAAGGAATGCGCTTAGGATTTGACAAAGAATATGCCCATACTCCACCAATTGATGCCATATTTTTACACCGAAAATTAGCTGGGTTATTTTTATTAGCCACTAAATTGAAAGCCAATGTCGATGTGCGGTCGTTATTTGTTGCCTATATTGATAAAGTAATAGTCTCTCAACCATAA
- a CDS encoding DUF3010 family protein, with protein sequence MKICGVDLKGSEANICLLSLDNDVFLLPDCRVRKLAYSKQNSTEDIREFQFTFKKLMEDYKIDYVVIRDRPTKGKFAGSSAGFKLEAAIQLIEDLKVKVITPSVMKEIIKRNPIPVQFSETGLKMFQEDAFNTAYAQIMLDKHGLPEPKID encoded by the coding sequence ATGAAAATTTGTGGTGTAGATTTAAAAGGTAGTGAAGCAAATATTTGCCTGCTTTCATTGGACAATGATGTGTTTCTTTTGCCTGATTGTCGAGTACGCAAATTGGCATATTCTAAGCAGAACTCCACTGAAGATATCCGCGAATTTCAATTTACCTTTAAAAAGCTGATGGAAGACTACAAAATAGACTACGTGGTTATCCGTGATCGTCCAACAAAAGGAAAATTCGCCGGCAGTTCGGCCGGGTTTAAACTCGAAGCGGCTATTCAACTCATCGAAGACCTCAAGGTTAAAGTGATCACTCCTTCAGTTATGAAAGAGATTATTAAACGCAACCCTATCCCAGTGCAATTCTCTGAGACCGGCTTGAAAATGTTTCAAGAAGACGCTTTCAATACAGCTTATGCACAAATAATGTTGGATAAACATGGTCTGCCAGAACCCAAAATTGATTAA